From one Flavobacteriales bacterium genomic stretch:
- a CDS encoding FAD-dependent oxidoreductase: protein MKHVVIIGNGISGITAAREIRKRSDARITVISGESAHFFSRTALMYVYMGHMRYQDIKPYADDFWAKNRIELKRAWVKSVDTAAKRVAFEDGGTMAYDALLIATGSRTNKFGWPGQDLPGVQGLYSLQDLESMERDTKGIGRAVIVGGGLIGVEMAEMLLSRRIGVTFLVREDLFWGGVLPQQEAKLIGRHIAEHGVDLRFNTELDSILPGADGRVRSVVTKSGEEIVCQFVGITTGVSPNIAFLKDSGIACDRGVLVSEYLETSVPVVYAAGDCAQFRKHPDPERRSVEQVWYTGRMMGATVARTITDERTAYAPGPWFNSAKFFDIEYQTYGWVRNRLMPGQAEYYWEHPDGRLALHLVWNEEDRRFIGVNAFGMRLRHEVFDRWLREDVSVDHLVEHLREANFDPEFFAQHVKAIAISFKRNSAMHA, encoded by the coding sequence ATGAAGCACGTCGTCATCATCGGGAATGGGATCAGCGGGATCACGGCGGCGCGGGAGATCCGCAAGCGCAGCGATGCGCGCATCACGGTGATCAGCGGCGAGAGCGCGCACTTCTTCAGCCGCACGGCGCTCATGTATGTGTACATGGGCCATATGCGCTACCAAGACATCAAGCCATATGCGGACGACTTCTGGGCGAAGAACCGCATTGAGCTGAAGCGCGCGTGGGTGAAGAGCGTGGACACCGCCGCGAAGCGCGTTGCCTTCGAGGATGGGGGCACCATGGCCTATGATGCGCTGTTGATCGCGACCGGATCGCGTACCAACAAGTTCGGCTGGCCTGGGCAGGATCTTCCGGGCGTGCAAGGGCTCTACAGCTTGCAGGATCTGGAATCAATGGAGAGGGACACCAAAGGGATCGGCCGTGCGGTGATCGTGGGCGGAGGGCTCATCGGCGTGGAGATGGCCGAGATGCTGCTGAGCCGACGCATAGGAGTCACCTTCCTCGTGCGCGAAGACCTCTTCTGGGGCGGTGTGCTCCCGCAGCAGGAGGCGAAGCTGATCGGCCGCCACATCGCGGAGCACGGCGTGGACCTGCGCTTCAACACGGAGCTGGATAGCATCCTGCCGGGCGCCGATGGCCGCGTGCGCTCGGTGGTGACCAAGAGCGGCGAAGAAATCGTGTGCCAGTTCGTGGGCATCACCACGGGCGTATCACCCAACATCGCCTTCCTCAAGGACAGCGGCATCGCATGCGATCGCGGTGTGCTGGTGAGCGAGTACTTGGAGACGAGCGTGCCCGTGGTGTACGCGGCAGGCGATTGCGCGCAGTTCCGCAAGCATCCCGATCCGGAGCGCCGCTCGGTGGAGCAGGTCTGGTACACGGGCCGCATGATGGGAGCCACAGTGGCGCGCACGATCACCGATGAGCGCACGGCCTACGCGCCCGGTCCGTGGTTCAACAGCGCCAAGTTCTTCGACATCGAGTACCAGACCTACGGCTGGGTGCGCAACCGCCTGATGCCCGGTCAGGCGGAGTACTACTGGGAACACCCGGATGGCCGCCTCGCGCTGCACCTGGTGTGGAACGAAGAGGACCGCCGCTTCATCGGCGTGAACGCCTTCGGCATGCGGCTGCGTCACGAGGTCTTTGATCGCTGGTTGCGCGAAGACGTGAGCGTGGATCATTTGGTGGAGCACCTGCGCGAGGCCAACTTCGATCCGGAGTTCTTCGCACAGCATGTGAAGGCGATCGCCATCTCCTTCAAGCGCAACAGTGCAATGCACGCATAA
- a CDS encoding efflux RND transporter periplasmic adaptor subunit — MQKIMFVVVLGALAACGPERETITPVAGPITEAVYASGIIKARDQYQAFPAVNGIVAEVHVQAGDSVRAGDALFTIDNRATSLGTQRAELALELLRQNASVGSPVLEQLRLAVEQARTRLANDSLQFARQKALWDKQIGSRAELDSRELAYSSSRNAWLTAQKAHSETRTRLRNELRLAENELALRRSAEGDHTVRSLLDGRVYDVLIERGELANPQRALATVGRADAFLMELQVDEYDIVRVKPGHDVLITMDSYKGQVLEGTVSRVDPLMNERSRTFTVEAIFKQAPPVLYPNLTVEANIVLARKERALTIPAAYLLDERYVLVGKDERREVQVGLRDMQRVEILSGIDGTTAILLP; from the coding sequence ATGCAGAAGATCATGTTCGTGGTCGTCCTCGGGGCCTTGGCGGCTTGCGGGCCCGAGCGGGAGACCATCACGCCAGTGGCCGGCCCCATCACCGAAGCGGTCTATGCCAGCGGTATCATCAAAGCACGCGACCAGTACCAGGCCTTCCCCGCGGTGAACGGCATCGTAGCCGAGGTGCATGTGCAAGCCGGCGATAGCGTACGTGCCGGTGATGCCCTCTTCACCATTGACAACCGCGCCACCAGTTTGGGGACGCAGCGCGCCGAGCTCGCCTTGGAGCTGCTGCGGCAGAACGCCAGTGTGGGTTCGCCCGTGCTTGAGCAATTGCGCCTTGCCGTGGAACAGGCCCGAACCCGGCTCGCCAACGACAGCCTGCAATTCGCCCGGCAGAAGGCCCTTTGGGACAAGCAGATCGGGAGCCGCGCTGAACTCGATAGCCGCGAGTTGGCCTATTCCTCTTCGCGCAATGCATGGCTCACGGCGCAAAAGGCGCACAGCGAGACGCGAACCCGACTCCGCAACGAGCTTCGCCTGGCCGAGAACGAGCTGGCCTTGCGCCGTTCCGCCGAGGGAGACCATACTGTGCGGAGCCTCCTTGATGGCCGCGTGTACGACGTGCTCATCGAGCGCGGTGAGCTGGCCAACCCGCAGCGGGCACTGGCCACGGTGGGCCGCGCCGATGCCTTCCTGATGGAGCTGCAGGTGGATGAGTACGACATCGTACGCGTGAAACCCGGGCATGACGTGCTGATCACCATGGATAGTTACAAGGGCCAGGTGCTCGAAGGCACAGTGTCGCGCGTGGATCCGCTGATGAACGAGCGCTCCCGCACCTTCACCGTGGAGGCCATCTTCAAGCAAGCGCCACCGGTGCTCTACCCCAACCTCACCGTGGAGGCGAACATCGTGCTCGCCCGGAAGGAGCGTGCGCTCACGATCCCTGCGGCCTACCTCTTGGATGAGCGATACGTGCTGGTGGGCAAGGATGAGCGCCGAGAGGTGCAGGTGGGCCTAAGGGACATGCAGCGCGTGGAGATCCTCTCCGGCATCGACGGCACCACGGCGATTCTTCTCCCTTAG
- a CDS encoding ABC transporter ATP-binding protein produces the protein MSNGDPIIEARAITKSFHDPVETQVLKGVDLRVMRGEFASVMGKSGCGKSTLLYILSTMDTDYAGELLLDGERITGAPHEHLSRLRNEKIGFVFQFHYLIPEFSVLRNVMLPGLKRGLLSEREVEERAMAHLATMGVAHQARKLANQVSGGEKQRVAIARALINEPLILMCDEPTGNLDSRNSDIVFGIFQALAAKGQSLLVVTHDEDFARRTDRIITMDDGRVSDQGHR, from the coding sequence ATGAGCAACGGCGATCCCATCATCGAGGCACGTGCCATCACCAAGTCGTTCCACGACCCGGTGGAGACGCAAGTGCTCAAGGGCGTTGACCTGCGCGTGATGCGCGGCGAGTTCGCGAGCGTGATGGGCAAGAGCGGCTGCGGCAAGAGCACCTTGCTGTACATCCTCAGCACCATGGACACGGACTACGCGGGCGAGCTGCTCCTCGACGGCGAGCGCATCACCGGCGCGCCGCACGAGCACCTGAGCCGCCTGCGCAACGAGAAGATCGGATTCGTGTTCCAGTTCCATTACCTCATCCCCGAGTTCAGCGTGCTGCGCAACGTGATGCTGCCCGGCCTGAAGCGTGGCCTGCTCAGCGAGCGCGAGGTGGAGGAACGGGCGATGGCCCACCTGGCCACCATGGGCGTTGCGCATCAGGCGCGCAAACTCGCGAATCAGGTGAGCGGCGGCGAGAAGCAACGCGTGGCCATCGCGCGCGCCCTCATCAATGAGCCGCTCATACTCATGTGCGACGAGCCCACCGGCAACCTCGACAGCCGCAACAGCGACATCGTCTTCGGCATCTTCCAGGCGCTGGCTGCCAAGGGCCAGAGCCTACTGGTGGTGACGCATGACGAGGACTTCGCGCGGAGGACGGACCGCATCATCACCATGGACGATGGACGGGTGAGCGATCAAGGCCACCGGTAA
- a CDS encoding Omp28-related outer membrane protein yields MRTALLLSVLPFALSAQTLVSTQPQDRTALLEEFTAINCGNCPLGHATAAGLVNTHGDDLVVVNVHGGSLANPGSGQPDFRTTFGTAIWSQFGVNAQPLGLVNRRPHNGNTVLARTVWGAATSNVLALASPVNVGLAAQFDDATRELTVQVEAYYTSTGSGANDRLHVLLTEDGIIGYQQDYMNGAHPAYSHQHVLRSYISPLWGDELIGQDVGTLHQMSYSFTVPLEWDIANGNVVAFVGEDQGEVYQAKALGAADFSTGVGETVASLPAPLVHPNPANDAAVIDAVGADRSSPLVRDAMGRTVPVPFSLADGRFILDVSSIPAGLYSVQLANASAVRLVVAH; encoded by the coding sequence ATGCGCACCGCACTCCTCCTCTCCGTCCTCCCTTTTGCGCTTAGTGCGCAAACACTTGTCTCCACCCAGCCGCAGGACCGCACCGCGCTGCTCGAGGAATTCACCGCGATCAATTGCGGCAATTGTCCCTTGGGCCATGCCACCGCTGCCGGCTTGGTGAATACGCATGGCGACGACCTCGTGGTGGTGAATGTGCATGGCGGCAGTCTGGCCAACCCCGGCTCGGGCCAGCCTGACTTCCGTACCACTTTCGGGACAGCCATCTGGAGCCAGTTCGGCGTGAATGCGCAGCCATTGGGGCTGGTGAACCGCCGTCCGCACAACGGGAACACCGTGCTCGCACGCACGGTATGGGGCGCCGCCACGAGCAACGTGCTCGCACTGGCCTCACCGGTGAATGTGGGCCTTGCCGCGCAGTTCGACGACGCCACGCGCGAGCTCACGGTGCAGGTGGAAGCCTACTACACCAGCACGGGCTCCGGGGCGAACGACCGCTTGCACGTCCTGCTCACCGAGGATGGCATCATCGGTTACCAACAGGACTACATGAACGGTGCGCACCCGGCCTATTCGCACCAGCATGTCCTGCGCAGCTACATCTCACCGCTGTGGGGCGATGAGCTCATCGGACAGGACGTCGGCACGTTGCATCAGATGAGCTACTCCTTCACCGTGCCGTTGGAATGGGACATCGCCAACGGCAACGTGGTGGCCTTCGTGGGCGAGGATCAGGGTGAGGTCTATCAGGCCAAGGCGTTGGGTGCTGCAGACTTCTCGACCGGTGTGGGCGAGACCGTGGCCTCCTTGCCGGCCCCCTTGGTTCATCCGAATCCGGCGAATGATGCGGCGGTGATCGATGCGGTTGGTGCTGATCGCAGCTCGCCATTGGTCCGGGATGCAATGGGAAGGACCGTGCCTGTTCCCTTCAGCCTTGCTGATGGCCGCTTCATCCTGGATGTTTCGAGCATCCCTGCAGGCCTTTACTCCGTGCAGCTTGCGAACGCCTCGGCGGTGCGCCTCGTTGTGGCGCATTGA
- a CDS encoding nitroreductase family protein, whose amino-acid sequence MLKTVAYRPQRLPAAEMIERSRAFHELLNGRRSVRHFSDEPIAPAVIDSIIRAAATAPSGAHMQPWTFCVVTDPAIKRAIREAAEEEERENYNGRMSAEWLEDLAPLGTDEHKEFLEIAPCLIVVFKKAYGIKADGRKKKHYYVDESVGIASGMLLAAARNAGLVTLTHTPSPMNFLARVLQRPENERAFLLIPIGHAAPDCQVPDLSRKPLEEVMVRYEAGALS is encoded by the coding sequence ATGCTGAAGACCGTCGCCTACCGTCCGCAACGGTTGCCGGCGGCGGAGATGATCGAGCGTTCAAGAGCGTTCCATGAACTGCTGAATGGAAGGCGCAGCGTGCGCCACTTCAGCGATGAGCCGATCGCTCCGGCCGTGATCGACAGCATCATCCGTGCAGCCGCCACTGCGCCGAGCGGCGCTCACATGCAGCCGTGGACCTTCTGCGTGGTGACCGACCCCGCGATCAAGCGCGCCATCCGCGAAGCGGCGGAGGAAGAAGAGCGCGAGAACTACAACGGCCGCATGAGCGCGGAATGGCTGGAGGACCTGGCGCCGCTCGGCACCGATGAGCACAAGGAATTCCTCGAGATCGCTCCCTGCCTGATCGTGGTCTTCAAGAAGGCATACGGCATCAAAGCCGATGGCAGGAAGAAGAAGCACTACTACGTTGACGAGAGCGTGGGCATTGCCAGCGGCATGCTGCTGGCCGCGGCGCGAAACGCCGGATTGGTCACGCTCACGCACACACCCAGCCCGATGAACTTCCTGGCCCGCGTGCTGCAACGCCCAGAGAACGAGCGCGCCTTCCTGCTCATTCCCATCGGCCATGCCGCTCCGGATTGCCAGGTGCCTGATCTATCGCGCAAGCCGCTGGAGGAGGTGATGGTCCGATATGAAGCCGGCGCGCTCTCGTAG
- a CDS encoding 4Fe-4S binding protein: MSHKDQSISIAAAHSGVLDGQQRLALALTAFGVLGLFVTIPMESIPGRIPWLLACLLLMSVGAAIYMRRSYLSRPAGIRNDGVWHSRLSARGAAAWVLAIVLTGFYVLLYFFPAQLGLGMDGEANRGIVALFDPLSRVLSGNAASQWFVYGALYTFAILAMGLKFILKHRHSRYQIIRTCSVMFFQLGFAFLIPELLQRLNYPYHNFANMWPLNYYFFDEWSVRGLLNSGGFGLFILFSGVAMIFLVSPLLTYFFGKRWFCSWVCGCGGLAETAGDPFRQLSDKSLRAWKVERWLIHSVLVFAIVMTAAVVWSYIGDGSGFFVTRGMLTGLLALVLGGLAVVALVRPGMLKELQPAVRWGLVGVLGTLVLVAVTAWIGGRSQLFFMEAYPLREWYGFLIGATFSGVIGVGFYPLMGSRVWCRFGCPMAAILGLQQRFFSRFRITTNGGQCISCGNCSTYCEMGIDVRSYAQRGENIVRASCVGCGLCASVCPRGVLKLENGKPSARLNNAPLSIGPTGVKLEL; the protein is encoded by the coding sequence ATGAGCCACAAGGACCAGAGCATTTCCATTGCCGCAGCGCACAGCGGCGTGCTCGACGGGCAGCAACGGTTGGCCCTTGCCCTAACCGCATTCGGCGTGCTCGGCCTGTTCGTGACCATTCCAATGGAGAGCATCCCGGGACGTATTCCTTGGCTGCTGGCATGTCTCCTGTTGATGTCCGTGGGTGCCGCGATCTACATGCGCCGCAGCTACCTCTCGCGGCCCGCCGGGATCCGCAACGATGGCGTTTGGCACAGCCGCCTGAGCGCGCGTGGCGCGGCCGCTTGGGTGCTGGCCATCGTGCTCACGGGTTTCTACGTCTTGCTCTACTTCTTCCCTGCCCAGCTCGGCCTGGGCATGGATGGCGAAGCGAACCGCGGGATCGTCGCGCTCTTCGATCCGCTGAGCCGCGTGCTCAGTGGCAACGCGGCCTCGCAATGGTTCGTGTACGGAGCGCTTTACACGTTCGCCATCCTCGCGATGGGCCTCAAATTCATCCTGAAGCATCGCCACAGCCGCTATCAGATCATCCGCACCTGCTCGGTGATGTTCTTCCAGCTGGGCTTCGCCTTCCTCATCCCTGAGTTGTTGCAACGGCTGAATTACCCCTACCACAACTTCGCCAACATGTGGCCGCTCAACTACTACTTCTTCGATGAGTGGAGCGTTCGCGGGCTATTGAACAGCGGCGGCTTCGGCCTCTTCATCCTCTTCAGCGGCGTGGCGATGATCTTCCTGGTGTCGCCGCTGCTCACCTACTTCTTCGGCAAGCGCTGGTTCTGTTCCTGGGTGTGCGGCTGCGGCGGACTGGCCGAGACGGCCGGTGATCCGTTCCGCCAGCTCAGCGATAAAAGCCTGCGCGCATGGAAAGTCGAGCGCTGGCTGATTCACAGCGTCCTGGTGTTCGCCATCGTGATGACAGCGGCCGTGGTATGGAGCTACATCGGCGATGGCAGCGGCTTCTTCGTCACGCGCGGCATGCTCACCGGTCTGCTGGCCCTGGTGCTCGGTGGCCTGGCGGTAGTGGCGCTCGTGCGGCCGGGCATGTTGAAGGAACTGCAGCCCGCGGTGCGTTGGGGGCTCGTGGGTGTGCTGGGCACATTGGTCCTGGTGGCGGTCACCGCATGGATCGGCGGCAGGTCGCAGCTCTTCTTCATGGAAGCCTATCCGCTGCGCGAGTGGTACGGCTTCCTCATCGGGGCCACCTTCAGCGGGGTGATCGGCGTGGGCTTCTATCCGCTGATGGGGTCGCGCGTGTGGTGCCGATTCGGATGCCCCATGGCGGCGATCCTCGGACTGCAGCAGCGCTTCTTCTCGCGCTTCCGGATCACCACGAACGGCGGTCAGTGCATCAGCTGCGGCAATTGCAGCACGTATTGCGAGATGGGCATCGATGTGCGCAGCTATGCCCAGCGTGGCGAGAACATCGTGCGCGCCAGTTGCGTGGGCTGCGGCCTCTGCGCCAGCGTTTGCCCAAGGGGTGTGCTGAAGCTGGAGAACGGCAAGCCGAGCGCCCGGTTGAACAATGCACCGCTGAGCATCGGTCCAACGGGAGTGAAGTTGGAGTTGTGA
- a CDS encoding ABC transporter permease — MMNRLLLSISVTLLRARMRQSVVAAVGVAMSIGMYIALSGFMNGLNGLLDGLILNRTPHIRIYNEIRPADQQPLELLPLLQRSAGEDVAHPFINRIKPKSDKLAVRNAPGIIDALRKDPRVDGIAPKVTAQVFFNAGTIEVNGAIQGIDPLEEDRLLHFSDYLLGCSVQDIAASANGVVLGKGLADKMRAGLGDAVQVSTISGDRFTLKVIGFYQSGMADFDNVTCFVSLSTAQNLLAKPRSWITDIQVRLRDLATAPAMAKEYARRFDVDALDIQTANAQFETGSSVRSLISYVVSVVLLLVAGFGIYNILNMMIYEKLDSIAILKATGFSGGDVRVIFINLSMIIGAFGAATGLLLGGLLAMGIDRIPFHFDALPTMTTYPVDHHVKYYLIGVAFALVTTFIAGLFPARKASRVDPVEIIRGK, encoded by the coding sequence ATGATGAACCGGCTGCTCCTGAGCATCTCCGTCACCCTGCTGCGCGCCCGCATGCGCCAAAGCGTGGTCGCGGCGGTTGGCGTGGCCATGAGCATCGGCATGTACATCGCGCTGAGCGGCTTCATGAACGGCCTCAACGGATTGCTCGACGGCCTCATCCTCAATCGCACGCCTCACATCCGCATCTACAACGAGATCCGTCCAGCGGACCAGCAGCCCTTGGAGCTCCTGCCCCTGCTCCAGCGTTCGGCAGGCGAGGATGTAGCGCACCCGTTCATCAACCGGATCAAGCCCAAGAGCGATAAGCTGGCCGTGCGCAACGCGCCAGGCATCATCGATGCGCTACGGAAGGATCCGCGCGTGGATGGCATCGCGCCCAAGGTGACCGCCCAGGTCTTCTTCAATGCCGGCACCATCGAGGTGAACGGCGCCATTCAGGGCATAGATCCCTTGGAAGAGGACCGGCTGCTCCATTTCAGCGACTACCTGCTCGGCTGCTCCGTGCAGGATATTGCCGCCAGCGCAAACGGCGTGGTGCTGGGCAAGGGCCTTGCAGATAAGATGCGCGCGGGCCTGGGCGATGCGGTGCAAGTCTCCACCATCTCCGGCGACCGCTTCACGCTGAAGGTGATCGGCTTCTACCAGAGCGGCATGGCGGACTTCGACAACGTCACCTGCTTCGTATCACTGTCCACCGCCCAGAACCTGCTGGCCAAGCCGCGCAGCTGGATCACCGACATCCAGGTGCGCCTGAGGGACCTTGCAACGGCCCCGGCAATGGCCAAGGAATACGCGCGCCGCTTCGACGTGGATGCGCTCGACATCCAGACCGCCAACGCGCAGTTCGAGACCGGCAGCAGCGTGCGCAGCCTCATCAGCTACGTGGTGAGCGTGGTGCTCCTGCTCGTGGCGGGCTTCGGCATCTACAACATCCTCAACATGATGATCTACGAGAAGCTCGACAGCATCGCCATCCTCAAGGCCACGGGCTTCAGCGGCGGCGATGTGCGCGTGATCTTCATCAACCTCAGCATGATCATCGGGGCCTTCGGGGCGGCCACCGGGCTGCTGCTGGGCGGGCTGCTCGCCATGGGCATCGACCGCATCCCATTCCACTTCGATGCGCTGCCCACCATGACCACCTACCCGGTGGACCACCATGTGAAGTACTACCTCATCGGCGTGGCCTTCGCGCTCGTCACCACCTTCATCGCCGGGCTCTTCCCCGCGCGCAAAGCCAGCCGCGTTGACCCGGTGGAGATCATCCGCGGCAAATGA
- a CDS encoding DUF547 domain-containing protein, with amino-acid sequence MTIGSVDENLLLAARNGSDASSPLALLASVNEGELASTLRSESRARAFWINLYNAFALIALRGGPVDLRSRMARAKHYTRRMIHIAGYTLSLNDIEHGVLRGGRSWWSFGYLRDPFASRFVKRFRLPLDPRIHFALNCGAASCPPIAFCTGERLEEQLERATAAYLETGARFDPGTNTVEVPPLLHWYRADFGGSAGMLALLRRFGTIPSAARPRIRFTTYDWTPITP; translated from the coding sequence ATGACGATCGGATCAGTGGATGAGAACCTGCTCCTCGCGGCTCGCAACGGCTCGGACGCTTCAAGCCCGCTCGCGCTCCTGGCCAGCGTGAATGAGGGAGAGCTCGCCTCCACGCTGCGTTCAGAGTCACGTGCCCGAGCTTTTTGGATCAATCTCTACAACGCCTTCGCGCTCATCGCCCTGCGCGGCGGTCCCGTGGATTTGCGTTCGCGCATGGCCCGTGCCAAGCATTACACCCGTCGTATGATCCACATCGCCGGATACACGCTCTCGCTCAACGACATCGAGCACGGCGTCTTGCGCGGAGGTCGGTCGTGGTGGAGCTTCGGCTATTTGCGCGATCCGTTCGCCTCGCGCTTCGTGAAGCGCTTCCGCCTGCCATTGGATCCGCGCATCCACTTCGCGCTGAATTGCGGGGCTGCCAGTTGTCCGCCTATCGCCTTCTGCACCGGCGAGCGCTTGGAGGAACAGCTTGAACGGGCCACGGCCGCCTATCTGGAGACGGGCGCACGGTTCGACCCTGGCACGAACACCGTGGAAGTCCCGCCGCTGCTGCACTGGTACCGAGCCGATTTCGGAGGCAGCGCTGGCATGCTCGCGCTGCTTCGGCGCTTTGGCACGATACCTTCAGCGGCACGGCCGCGTATCCGCTTCACCACCTACGACTGGACACCGATCACCCCATGA
- a CDS encoding DUF547 domain-containing protein produces the protein MNLNGLTSFAFVACLNASCQAAPSAVSNAPMPSNAGPAAMRHDSAPDTDPEVPLQEVPMVIPMEVQAPTGAVPKSGQLVEAEPAPMEVQAAFDHALWNSLLQAHVSADGMVDYGAFGKDARLAEYLGKLSATKAVDTWPRNERLAFWINAYNAFTIRLMLDHPTVKSIKDINEPWKKKFFSLNGARTNLDQVEHQELREKLGDERIHFAIVCASFSCPQLWNKAFTADGLDKQLDDAARRFINDPKRNVLGGEPQLSEIFNWFKGDFTKKGSLAAYINRYARTPIPADATIKHLDYDWRLNGKR, from the coding sequence ATGAACCTGAACGGACTGACCTCATTCGCCTTCGTCGCTTGCCTCAACGCCTCCTGTCAAGCCGCGCCATCTGCGGTATCCAATGCGCCGATGCCATCCAATGCTGGGCCTGCAGCGATGCGGCACGATAGCGCACCGGACACGGATCCTGAAGTTCCGCTCCAAGAAGTGCCCATGGTGATCCCTATGGAGGTCCAGGCGCCGACCGGCGCAGTTCCGAAGAGCGGGCAACTGGTGGAAGCGGAACCCGCGCCAATGGAAGTTCAAGCTGCTTTCGACCACGCGCTCTGGAACTCGCTCCTTCAAGCGCATGTGAGCGCCGATGGCATGGTGGACTATGGAGCTTTCGGCAAGGATGCGCGATTGGCCGAATATCTCGGCAAGCTCAGCGCGACGAAGGCCGTGGACACCTGGCCGCGGAACGAGCGCCTCGCCTTCTGGATCAACGCCTACAACGCCTTCACCATCCGCCTCATGCTCGACCACCCCACGGTGAAGAGCATCAAGGACATCAACGAGCCTTGGAAGAAGAAGTTCTTCAGCCTGAACGGTGCACGCACGAACCTCGATCAGGTGGAGCACCAGGAGCTGCGCGAGAAGCTGGGTGACGAGCGCATCCATTTCGCCATCGTGTGCGCCTCGTTCTCCTGCCCGCAGCTCTGGAACAAGGCGTTCACGGCGGACGGCCTGGATAAGCAGCTCGATGATGCCGCTCGCCGTTTCATCAACGACCCCAAGCGCAACGTGCTCGGAGGCGAACCTCAGCTCAGCGAGATCTTCAATTGGTTCAAGGGCGACTTCACGAAGAAGGGAAGCCTGGCGGCGTACATCAATCGTTACGCACGCACGCCCATCCCTGCTGATGCGACCATCAAGCACCTGGATTACGATTGGCGCCTGAACGGCAAGCGTTGA
- a CDS encoding glycoside hydrolase, whose translation MILLAACLSNGDASEHRPVKVETPARVPITRADTSINTIQGLSFSAPPSPVEQAVFDSIAAMGAEWVAVVPYAYGPGDNENLFWEGERWQYWGESEAGITEQVRMARSAGLQVMLKPHLWLGHGEFTGNFVPADPDAFASSYLAYLITYARIAAREEVELLCIGTELRKFTEARPAFWTTLIDSVRSVYNGMLTYAANWDEVSHVPFWPALDLIGVDGYFPLTSAATSNADTIAMGWTKHTAMLAELSQRHGRPILFTEVGYTCTSNCTVEPWKEDRSAPRDDDAQAAAHKAFFGVLPGQPWYAGCFVWKWFADGGKHEMSANGFSPQGKAAERVLREEFGRE comes from the coding sequence ATGATCCTCCTTGCGGCTTGTTTGAGCAACGGAGATGCGAGCGAGCATCGGCCGGTGAAGGTGGAAACTCCTGCGCGCGTTCCTATCACGCGCGCCGATACTTCCATCAACACCATCCAAGGCCTCAGCTTTTCGGCCCCGCCAAGCCCCGTTGAACAGGCCGTCTTCGACAGCATCGCCGCGATGGGTGCCGAGTGGGTGGCCGTGGTGCCTTACGCCTACGGGCCTGGCGACAACGAGAACTTGTTCTGGGAAGGCGAACGCTGGCAATACTGGGGAGAATCGGAGGCAGGCATCACGGAGCAGGTGCGCATGGCCCGGTCCGCGGGTCTCCAAGTGATGTTGAAGCCGCATTTGTGGCTGGGACATGGTGAGTTCACGGGCAACTTCGTGCCGGCCGACCCGGACGCTTTCGCGTCGAGCTACCTGGCCTACCTGATCACGTACGCCAGGATCGCAGCGCGTGAAGAAGTTGAACTCCTATGCATTGGCACGGAGCTCCGGAAGTTCACCGAAGCGCGGCCAGCGTTCTGGACCACGTTGATCGATTCGGTGCGATCGGTCTACAACGGCATGCTCACCTATGCGGCTAACTGGGACGAGGTGAGCCACGTACCGTTCTGGCCTGCGCTGGACCTCATCGGCGTGGATGGCTACTTTCCGCTCACTTCTGCAGCCACGAGCAATGCGGACACCATCGCGATGGGCTGGACGAAGCACACGGCCATGCTCGCAGAACTTTCGCAGCGCCACGGGCGACCTATCCTGTTCACGGAGGTGGGCTACACCTGCACGAGCAACTGCACCGTGGAGCCGTGGAAGGAGGATCGAAGCGCTCCGCGCGACGACGATGCCCAGGCCGCGGCACACAAGGCCTTTTTCGGCGTACTGCCGGGCCAACCCTGGTACGCGGGCTGCTTCGTATGGAAGTGGTTCGCCGATGGCGGGAAGCACGAAATGAGCGCGAATGGCTTCAGTCCGCAAGGCAAGGCCGCAGAGCGCGTGCTGCGGGAGGAATTCGGTCGGGAATGA
- a CDS encoding RidA family protein yields the protein MSSISSNKAPEPVGHYPHARRVGDFLFLSGVGPRERGTKKIPGVELNADGTVASYDIETQVRSVFQNVKWILEDAGSSWEKIVDVTVFLTNMKDDFPTYNRLWKEYFEKDPPCRTTLEISCLPTPIAIELKVIATV from the coding sequence ATGAGCTCGATCAGCAGCAACAAGGCCCCCGAGCCGGTTGGCCACTACCCGCATGCCCGCAGAGTGGGCGACTTTCTCTTCCTCAGTGGCGTGGGGCCGCGCGAACGAGGAACGAAAAAGATCCCCGGCGTGGAGCTGAACGCCGATGGTACCGTCGCCTCCTACGACATCGAGACCCAGGTGCGCAGCGTGTTCCAGAACGTGAAGTGGATCCTCGAGGATGCCGGCAGCAGCTGGGAAAAGATCGTGGACGTGACGGTGTTCCTCACCAATATGAAGGACGACTTCCCCACCTACAACCGGCTGTGGAAGGAATACTTCGAGAAGGACCCTCCATGCCGAACCACGTTGGAGATCAGCTGCCTTCCGACGCCGATCGCCATTGAACTGAAGGTGATCGCAACGGTGTGA